One window of Chamaesiphon minutus PCC 6605 genomic DNA carries:
- the hrcA gene encoding heat-inducible transcriptional repressor HrcA, with translation MSFDLNKRHQQILKATIRQYISTAEPVGSKTLVDGYNLNISPATIRNGFATLEKAGFLYQPHTSAGRVPSDLGYRVYVDRLIQPSPDMGKQVEELLTDKLDWDGWSLEAILRGAVEVLATLSGYVTMITLPQARRSTVKHIQLVRVEANKIVVIVVWDAYETQSILMQLPQQRSASDGDLLDRELQVLSNFLNGKLRGRSVLEVLKLDWSELDRELQQYVDLVRNLLTDLSRQSKPTHTSQMMIWGISEVLGQPEFSQLQQVKTLLHLLESEQDKIWESIFKPDLDSSLDLQPKVAIRIGAENPLKPMQTCTLISTNYHQDSIPVGSVGLLGPKRMLYEDAIALVESAADYISTAISQE, from the coding sequence ATCCGTCAGTATATTTCTACCGCCGAACCAGTTGGCTCTAAAACGCTCGTAGATGGCTATAATCTGAATATTAGTCCAGCGACAATTCGTAATGGCTTTGCGACGCTTGAAAAAGCCGGATTTTTGTATCAGCCACATACTTCAGCGGGCAGAGTTCCCTCCGATTTAGGTTATCGCGTTTATGTCGATCGATTGATTCAGCCTTCGCCAGATATGGGTAAGCAAGTAGAAGAATTGCTAACCGATAAACTCGATTGGGATGGTTGGAGTTTAGAAGCAATTTTGCGCGGTGCGGTAGAAGTATTAGCCACTCTCAGCGGCTATGTAACGATGATTACGCTACCGCAAGCTCGTCGCTCGACAGTCAAGCATATTCAGCTCGTGCGAGTAGAAGCAAATAAGATCGTGGTAATTGTAGTCTGGGATGCCTATGAAACCCAGTCGATATTGATGCAATTACCCCAGCAAAGATCGGCAAGCGATGGCGATTTACTCGATCGCGAGTTGCAAGTTTTATCAAATTTTCTCAATGGCAAATTACGCGGTCGATCGGTATTAGAAGTACTAAAACTAGATTGGAGCGAACTGGATCGCGAACTTCAGCAATATGTAGATTTGGTTAGGAACTTACTGACCGATCTGTCGCGCCAGTCCAAACCCACGCATACATCGCAAATGATGATTTGGGGAATTTCGGAAGTCTTAGGACAGCCGGAATTTTCGCAATTACAACAAGTAAAAACCTTATTGCATTTGTTAGAATCCGAACAGGACAAAATTTGGGAATCGATCTTCAAACCCGATCTCGACTCTTCGCTCGATCTCCAACCAAAAGTCGCGATTAGGATCGGTGCCGAAAATCCCCTCAAGCCAATGCAGACTTGTACGTTGATTTCCACCAATTACCATCAAGATTCGATTCCAGTGGGCAGTGTCGGCTTATTAGGGCCAAAACGGATGCTCTACGAAGACGCGATCGCCTTAGTTGAATCGGCGGCTGATTATATTTCAACAGCTATCAGTCAAGAATAA